The DNA region AATGGTTGTTGGAGTAGGAACGGATTTAATCGAGATCGAACGTCTGCAGCAAAGCCTGGACCGCTTCGGCACGCGATTTATGCAGAAGGTATTTACCGCAGGCGAGATTGCCTACTGCCAGCGCAAGAAACACGCCGCTGAGAGTTTCGCTGGCCGCTTTGCGGCAAAAGAGGCGGCAGCGAAAGCGCTTGGAACCGGAATCAGCCGAGGAATCAGTTGGCAGGAGATCGAGGTGATACGCGAGCCGGGCGAAAGGCCCACTCTACACCTCAGTGGAAGAGCGGCGGAGCGAGCAAAGTCAATGGGAATAAAGCATTTGCATCTGAGCCTGACGCACAGCCGGGAGATCGCCATGGCCGTTGTTATTGCAGAGAATTGAAACCATTGGCTGATTTCATGCATCCATTGAAAGCAAGCGATTTACACAATCAGAACGACGGACGAAGATGTGCGGGGCGGCAGCCCGTCTGATGTATCCTCTCACTTATCGGGTGTCCTGCTGCCTGTGCTGCACCTGTTTGTAAAGATTTGAAGGAGAGTTATGCCCAGCCAGCAGGAGGTTAGATGGTCCCAACTAAAAGTGGGTGTAATTGTTCTGGTTGCGTCGGTGGTATTAGTGACG from Edaphobacter paludis includes:
- a CDS encoding holo-ACP synthase; translated protein: MVVGVGTDLIEIERLQQSLDRFGTRFMQKVFTAGEIAYCQRKKHAAESFAGRFAAKEAAAKALGTGISRGISWQEIEVIREPGERPTLHLSGRAAERAKSMGIKHLHLSLTHSREIAMAVVIAEN